The stretch of DNA CCGGTTAGTTCGACCAAAGGCGGAACAGGTCATACTCTCGGGGCATCTGGAGCCTTAGGCGTGGCTTTTGGTTTAAAAGCCTTAAAGCATCAACTTTTACCCCCTTGTGTGGGGTTGACGGAACCTGATTTTGAGTTGGATTTCGTAAAGACACCTCGCCCAGGCCAGATTCGGCAGGTGCTATGTTTGAGTTTTGGATTTGGCGGTCAGAATGCGGTGCTAGCTTTGGCTCAGGCATCAACGTGAGCCATCGCACTCTTTAGACGGGCGACAGATGTCAAGCTAAAATCAAGCAATTTGTGAGACTAACGATGCAGTTTTCTCTCCTATGGAACTGAAATCGCATAAATTTATATCCTTTTTTGAGCCTGAACAAGCTTCAGAACTATGCCGCATAGCGATTGTCGAAGACTTACCTGATCAGACCCTAATTTTTGATGAAGGCGATCCCGCCGATTTCTTGTACCTGGTTTTAGCTGGTCAAGTGGAATTTAGAAAACGGATCAGCCCTAATCACTATCAAACCCTAACCAAAGCTCTGCCGAATGGTTTCTTTGGGGAACTTGGGATTTTGGATGGACAACCCCGCAGCACCCAGGCGATTGCTTGTCAAGAGGCTACTTTAGCCAAGATTCCAGGTCATGCTCTGATGCAAATCTTGGAAAACACAAAAGGCAATGTAGCCATTAAGCTGTTTAGTTACATGATTCAACGTCTCAGGGACTCCACGGACGAATATGTGAAACAAGTGGTTCACAAAGAGAAAATGGTTCTGCTTGGGGAGATGCTGAACACTGTTATCCATGATTTTAAAAGTCCTTTGAGCGGAATTAATCTAGCTAGTGGCATGATTCAGGAACTACACTCCGATGAAGAAACCGTTGAGTGGTGCTATTTGATTCAAGCCCAGGCTCATCGAATGTCAGCAATGGCAGAAGAATTTTTGGAATTTGTGCGGGGCAATTCCGTATTAAATAAACAACCGATTAACCTTGCTGTGGTATTGCAGCTTTTTGAAAAACTCAATCGTGTTTACTTTCACGAGGCACAAGTTGAGTTTGTGATTCAGGCAGCAGATGTCGTCGTGAATGTGGATGAAAACAAACTCTTGCGTGTTGTGCAAAATTTGGTGGGAAACGCGGTTGAAGCTTTTAAGGGGTGTGGGGGTCGTGTGGAACTGACAGCTTGGGTGAACGAGTCAGGGGTGAATATCAAGATTCGTGATAATGGCCCAGGCATTCCAGACGCCATTAAAGACCGCTTATTTGAGGCATTTGTGACCTATGGTAAACATAGTGGCACTGGATTGGGAACCGCGATCGCAAAGTCGATTATCGATGCTCATGGGGGGCAGATTTCTTTTGAGTCCAGTTGCCAGCAAGGAACAACCTTTTACATCAGCCTTCCCTTGTGAACTCTCTAATCTAAATATTCCCGCACCCTAAAGGGTGGGGCTATACGAATGAAACCTGCCTACGCAGGCTATAATTAGCAAGTTTATCAGCCAGGGGGAGAAAGCTTGACGTTAAAAGCGCGGCTCCTTAGCTGAGTTCCCAGTCGGAGATGAGAGATTTTTGGCGATGGTGCTGCGCTTGGTTGCGAATGTAATCAGCGATTTGATCAATTTGATTATTACTGACTGTAAATGCGCCATAGCCACCTTGCCATTTGAAAAATTCGCCTGGTTTGATTTCGTGGGTGATTCAGTGAGAAGAGCTGCCTTTTGCTTTGTCAATTAGATCAGATATAGTCAACTTTGGTGGGAAACCCGTTAATAGGTGAACGTGATCTGCCATGCCGCCAATAGTAATTACTGTGCATTCTAATTGGCTACATTGTTTCACTATTGCGGCATAAATCACTTCTTGAATGTCTGGTGTTACTAAGGGTAATCTATCCCAAGTTCCCCAAACTAGGTGAAGGTACAACTGTGTAAAATTTCGATGCATTTTCCCTCTAGTAAAGAAGACCCTCACCCTTCAGGGTGGGGCTATACGAGCAAAGTCCTCGCTAAAGCTCCGGGCCTTCGGGGGCTATTAAGAATTTAGCCTGCGTAGGCAGGCTTCGTTTGTATAGCCGCGAGTTCACTCGTAGGGCTTCCTCCTCCAGACTCCAAGCCCATTAGGATGAAAAGGGAGCATCCCCGCCAAAAAAGACAGCCATGAGCCAAACCGAGCAAATTCTCTCTCAGCTACCCGGTAACCTTCTCGGACGCCTTCGGAGTGCAGATCAAGCTTGGCAAGCGCTGCGGGAAGACACAGCCCCAATTCCGTTTGTGGTCAAACAGAGCCAAGAGCCTTTAGGAACAGTGGATTGGGATGTTGTCATCTGTGGTGGCACCTTAGGAATTTTAATCGGCGCTGCCCTGCAAAAACGCGGCTGGCGAGTGGCTCTAATTGAACGAGGAATTTTGCGAGGAAGGGAACAGGAGTGGAATATCTCCCGCAAAGAATTACAGGTATTTTTAGAACTGGAACTGCTAGAGGAAGCACAATTAGAACAAGCGATCGCAACTGAATATAACCCCGCTCGCATCAGCTTTCACCAAGGCTCTGATTTCTGGATAAAGGATGTTCTCAACATTGGGGTTGACCCCATCTTTCTCCTCGATACCCTCAAGTCAACATTTCTGGACGCGGGGGGTCAACTGTTGGAAAAGACATCATTCGAGGGTGCTATCGTTCATCCCGATGGGGTTTTCGTTGACGCAGCTGGTGGATTAAAAACGCGGTTGCTCATCGACGCGATGGGACATTTTTCGCCCATTGTCAAACAGGCACGACAAGGCGAAAAACCAGAAGGTGTCTGCTTAGTTGTTGGTAGTTGTGCTCAAGGCTTTCCCCAAAATGAAACAGGCGATTTAATCGTTTCTTTTACGCCCATCCAAAATCAATGCCAATATTTTTGGGAGGCATTTCCGGCACGGGATGGTAGAACCACTTATTTATTCACCTACCTGGATGCTCACCCAGAACGCCCCAGTTTGGAGTTTTTATTTGAGGAATACCTGCGCCTCTTGCCAGAATACCAAGCTGTCGAATTATCCCAACTTGATTTTCAACGGGTGCTGTTTGGCTTCTTTCCTGCCTACCGTGACTCGCCGATTCGTCTACCTTGGAGCCGAATTTTACCCGTGGGTGATAGCAGTGGAGGTCAATCTCCGGTAAGTTTTGGTGGGTTTGGCTCCATGGTGAGACATCTCAAGCGTCTAACGGAGGGAATTCATGAAGCCCTGGAATATGACGCCTTAACCCAAAATGCGTTAACCCAGCTACAGCCTTATCAACCGAACATCGCCGTCACCTGGTTATTTCAACGAGCGATGAGCGTCGGGATCGAACAACAATTACCTACCAATCAAATTAACCAGCTTCTCACAGGCGTATTTCAGGCAATGGAACAGCTAGGAGACGATGTACTCCGCCCCTTCTTACAAGACGTTGTGCAATTCTCAGGGCTATCCAAAACACTATTCGTCACGTCACTTACTAAACCGGGACTTGTACTTCCAGTGATTCCTCAAGTCGGCCTGAGAACGCTCTTAGATTGGCTAATTCATTACATCAATCTAGGCATCTATACCGGCTTATATCCATTAGGGCAGCTCATCAGTGGCTCTGTAAAAACGCTACCGCCGATTTCTCAATATTACTGCCGCCGTTGGATTGAATCATGGCGCTATGGGTCTGGGAATGACCATTGAGTGAGAAACGTCAACCTCAAAAAAATAGGCCAAGCAGAATATTTTCTGTAGAGGTTTTAACTTTTGTATACTAATTTAATATTAAATTCACTTTTAACATGACTTCCCAAACCCCCTCGATTCAATTTTTTGAAGGAATTTTCGAAGAACTGAGCAACGTCAGCTTGCGGCAGAATCGGAACACCGGAGTCCGTTCAGTCTTGATGACCTTCAATACATTAAAGGCTTTAGAACGATTTCATAGCTTTACGAAACGCTCGTCTAATTCCATCTTGTTAACCGATGAAGAAGGTGTCATTACCGTTGAACCTTCTTCCGTGCAAATTTTATTCGGTGGTGCCGAGGGGGATGAACTCCAACGAGTGGAGTGCCAGTTTGAGATTGAGCGGGAAGATTATTGGGAACGCTTTATGCGCTTTATGCAGCGCTACGCCGAAGTCAATGATATGGCTTACAGCGAAATCGGGAAATCGACACAGAGTAACAAAAACTAAACCATGAAAGTAGCAATTACTGGAGCAACTGGATTTGTGGGCAGTCGCCTCGTGGAGCAACTCCAGGCACAAGGACATCAGCCACTTATATTCACCCGCAATCGGGAAGCGGGGTTACGCAAGTTCCCCAATTTGGAAATTGTAGCCTATACGCCTACTGAATCCGGTGACTGGCAAAAGGCGATCGCAGGTTGTGACGCCGTGGTACATCTAGCCGGAGAACCGATCGCAGAGAATCGCTGGACACCGCAGCAAAAAGAGGAGATTCTCAACAGCCGCAAGTTGGGCACGCAAAAAATAGTGGAAGCGATCGCTCAAGCGAATCCTAAGCCAAAGGTATTAGTGAACGCTTCTGCAATCGGTTACTACGGGACTAGCGAAACCGCCACCTTTGACGAAACCAGTCCTCCGGGTAACGATTTTCTGGCGGAAGTTTGTCAAGCTTGGGAGGCCGAAGCTCAGAAAGTGAAGGATGTGGGTGTCCGACTGGTGATTCTCCGGTTTGGTATTGTCCTAGGAAATGGTGGGGCACTCGCCAAAATGATACCCCCATTCCAATTCTTTGCGGGCGGCCCGATCGGTACCGGCCAGCAGTGGTTCGCTTGGATTCACCAGGACGACCTTGTCGGCTTGATTATGGAAGCCCTAAACCGATCTGACATGGAGGGCGTTTTCAATGCCACTGCACCCAATCCTGTGCGGATGTCAGAACTCTCTGAGAAGCTGGGGGATGTTCTCCATCGTCCTTCCTGGTTGCCAGTACCTAGTTTCGCCCTGGAAGCGCTGCTGGGAGAGGGGGCTAAAGTTGTTTTAGAAGGTCAACAGGTACTTCCCAAAAGAACCATTAGCTATGGTTTTAAATATCAATATCCAATCGTCAGGGAAGCTTTGACAGAAATTTTGAGTTCTAGCTAGAACGGACTGAATCGATTTTAGTCGTTGTGGGAGTTTGGGGGAGGGAATAACTATCTCATCCCCTCTTTCACTTTTGGCTGCCACAGGAGATAAGCGCGAGAGTTAATAAACGGCGATCGCTTCATCCATTCAGTGCTGAGCCATTAGTGCTGAAAGTGGCTGGCAGATCAGAGCCAATCCAAGACAGGACTCATAGTTGAGGACTGACGTTGAGTCAATAGCCGTTTGCTCTGGAGGTCGAACTCAGTCTATGAATGCGACGGCGTCGTAGGCACTTGGTTTGGAGCCGTCAACGTCTGATCGGCTTCAACCCCTGCATCAGTCTTATCCTGCACGCGCTCAATTTTTGCTCCCAATTGCCGCAACTTCCCTTCTAAGTCATAGTAACCCCGATCTAAATGATGCAGGCGCTGAATCGTCGTTTTTCCATCAGCCGCTAGCGCAGCTATCACCAACGCAGCTGAGGCTCGTAAGTCTGTGGCAACAACAGGAGCACCGGATAGCATCGATACCCCTCTGATTAAGGCATGTTTCCCTTTCACACGAATATCTGCGCCCATGCGATTTAACTCAGCAACATGACCCAGACGATTCTCAAACACCGTTTCGGTAATCACGCTGTCCCCTTCACTCTTGGTTAAGAGGGCCATAAACGGCGCTTGCATATCTGTCGGAAATCCTGGATAAGGCAAGGTTTCAATATCCGTTGCCCGGAGTCGGCCTGGAACAAGCCGTAGGCAATTGGGTCCCTCTGCAATTACCTTAGCCCCAATGTCTTGTAGCTTAGCAATCACAGCCGTGAGATGATCGGGCACAACGGGGGAGATGGTGATTTCCGAGTGGGTAATGGCTCCAGCCACTAAAAAGGTTCCTGCCTCAATTCGATCAGGAATAATCGGGTAGTCCACCGAGTGTAAGTTGGGAACACCGGAAATCACAATGGTGTTTGTGCCAGCACCGCGAATCCTGGCTCCCATCGCTTTACAGAAATTCGCCAAATCTACCACTTCTGGCTCCTGGGCGGCATTTTCCAGCGTCGTTTCGCCTTCGGCTAAGGTTGCCGCCATCATCAGGGTTTCCGTGGCTCCTACGCTGGGGTAGTCCAGGTAAATTTTTGCCCCTTTTAACTTGGGGTTCCGTCCAGGGACATAGGCGTG from Microcoleus sp. AS-A8 encodes:
- a CDS encoding ATP-binding protein encodes the protein MELKSHKFISFFEPEQASELCRIAIVEDLPDQTLIFDEGDPADFLYLVLAGQVEFRKRISPNHYQTLTKALPNGFFGELGILDGQPRSTQAIACQEATLAKIPGHALMQILENTKGNVAIKLFSYMIQRLRDSTDEYVKQVVHKEKMVLLGEMLNTVIHDFKSPLSGINLASGMIQELHSDEETVEWCYLIQAQAHRMSAMAEEFLEFVRGNSVLNKQPINLAVVLQLFEKLNRVYFHEAQVEFVIQAADVVVNVDENKLLRVVQNLVGNAVEAFKGCGGRVELTAWVNESGVNIKIRDNGPGIPDAIKDRLFEAFVTYGKHSGTGLGTAIAKSIIDAHGGQISFESSCQQGTTFYISLPL
- a CDS encoding FAD-binding oxidoreductase — its product is MSQTEQILSQLPGNLLGRLRSADQAWQALREDTAPIPFVVKQSQEPLGTVDWDVVICGGTLGILIGAALQKRGWRVALIERGILRGREQEWNISRKELQVFLELELLEEAQLEQAIATEYNPARISFHQGSDFWIKDVLNIGVDPIFLLDTLKSTFLDAGGQLLEKTSFEGAIVHPDGVFVDAAGGLKTRLLIDAMGHFSPIVKQARQGEKPEGVCLVVGSCAQGFPQNETGDLIVSFTPIQNQCQYFWEAFPARDGRTTYLFTYLDAHPERPSLEFLFEEYLRLLPEYQAVELSQLDFQRVLFGFFPAYRDSPIRLPWSRILPVGDSSGGQSPVSFGGFGSMVRHLKRLTEGIHEALEYDALTQNALTQLQPYQPNIAVTWLFQRAMSVGIEQQLPTNQINQLLTGVFQAMEQLGDDVLRPFLQDVVQFSGLSKTLFVTSLTKPGLVLPVIPQVGLRTLLDWLIHYINLGIYTGLYPLGQLISGSVKTLPPISQYYCRRWIESWRYGSGNDH
- the murA gene encoding UDP-N-acetylglucosamine 1-carboxyvinyltransferase, yielding MPRNSLILEDRPINHSLSLTDSHSLPEEDKSVLQIWGRNSLHGQVKISGAKNSALAIMAGAVLCPDDCRLRNVPSLVDVARMSQILAALGLKIERNGDTLDIDARHLQQSQAPYELVSQLRASFFVIGPVLARLGAARVPLPGGCAIGARPVDLHVRGLQAMGAEVHIDHGMVHAYVPGRNPKLKGAKIYLDYPSVGATETLMMAATLAEGETTLENAAQEPEVVDLANFCKAMGARIRGAGTNTIVISGVPNLHSVDYPIIPDRIEAGTFLVAGAITHSEITISPVVPDHLTAVIAKLQDIGAKVIAEGPNCLRLVPGRLRATDIETLPYPGFPTDMQAPFMALLTKSEGDSVITETVFENRLGHVAELNRMGADIRVKGKHALIRGVSMLSGAPVVATDLRASAALVIAALAADGKTTIQRLHHLDRGYYDLEGKLRQLGAKIERVQDKTDAGVEADQTLTAPNQVPTTPSHS
- the psb28 gene encoding photosystem II reaction center protein Psb28 is translated as MTSQTPSIQFFEGIFEELSNVSLRQNRNTGVRSVLMTFNTLKALERFHSFTKRSSNSILLTDEEGVITVEPSSVQILFGGAEGDELQRVECQFEIEREDYWERFMRFMQRYAEVNDMAYSEIGKSTQSNKN
- a CDS encoding TIGR01777 family oxidoreductase; its protein translation is MKVAITGATGFVGSRLVEQLQAQGHQPLIFTRNREAGLRKFPNLEIVAYTPTESGDWQKAIAGCDAVVHLAGEPIAENRWTPQQKEEILNSRKLGTQKIVEAIAQANPKPKVLVNASAIGYYGTSETATFDETSPPGNDFLAEVCQAWEAEAQKVKDVGVRLVILRFGIVLGNGGALAKMIPPFQFFAGGPIGTGQQWFAWIHQDDLVGLIMEALNRSDMEGVFNATAPNPVRMSELSEKLGDVLHRPSWLPVPSFALEALLGEGAKVVLEGQQVLPKRTISYGFKYQYPIVREALTEILSSS